One window of the Thermococcus sp. P6 genome contains the following:
- a CDS encoding RtcB family protein — translation MVPLKGIDKIRWEIPRFDERMRVPGRVYADDALIQKMKNDRTLEQAANVAMLPGIYKYSIVMPDGHQGYGFPIGGVAAFDAKDGVISPGGVGYDINCGVRLIRTDLTEKEVRPRIKQLVDTLFKNVPSGLGSKGRVRLHWSQLDDVLADGAKWGVENGYGWEEDLKHLEEGGRMEGADPEAVSQKAKQRGAPQLGSLGSGNHFLEVQVVDKIFDEKTAEAYGLFEGQVVVMVHTGSRGLGHQVASDYLRVMEKANRKYKVPWPDRELVSVPFQSEEGQRYFSAMKAAANFAWANRQMITHWVRESFEEVFKRKAEDMGMEIVYDVAHNIAKVEEHEVDGRKVRVVVHRKGATRAFPPKHPDVPAAYREVGQPVLIPGSMGTASYVLAGAEGSMRETFGSSCHGAGRLMSRHAATRKWRGEKIERELAQRGIYVRAASKRVVAEEAPGAYKSVDNVVNVVHEADIANLVARMRPIGVAKG, via the coding sequence ATGGTACCGCTGAAGGGGATCGATAAGATAAGGTGGGAGATCCCGCGGTTCGACGAGAGAATGCGGGTTCCGGGCAGGGTTTACGCAGACGATGCCCTGATCCAGAAGATGAAGAACGATAGAACCCTCGAGCAGGCTGCCAATGTAGCCATGCTCCCGGGAATTTACAAATATTCGATAGTCATGCCCGACGGTCATCAGGGCTATGGCTTCCCCATCGGAGGCGTGGCAGCTTTTGACGCTAAGGATGGCGTAATAAGCCCCGGAGGCGTCGGATACGACATCAACTGCGGCGTCAGGCTGATCAGGACCGACCTGACCGAGAAGGAGGTAAGGCCGAGGATTAAGCAACTCGTCGACACGCTCTTCAAGAACGTTCCGAGCGGGCTCGGGAGCAAAGGCAGGGTGAGGCTCCACTGGAGCCAGCTCGACGACGTTCTGGCCGATGGGGCGAAGTGGGGCGTTGAAAACGGCTACGGCTGGGAAGAAGACCTCAAGCACCTCGAGGAAGGCGGAAGGATGGAGGGGGCCGATCCGGAAGCCGTGAGCCAGAAGGCAAAGCAGCGTGGAGCACCGCAGCTCGGTTCCCTCGGCTCCGGGAATCATTTCCTCGAGGTTCAGGTGGTCGATAAAATCTTTGACGAAAAAACGGCGGAAGCCTATGGCCTCTTCGAGGGACAGGTTGTGGTCATGGTGCACACCGGCTCGAGGGGGCTCGGCCATCAGGTGGCGAGCGACTACCTCAGGGTGATGGAGAAGGCCAACAGGAAGTACAAAGTGCCGTGGCCCGATAGGGAACTCGTCAGCGTCCCCTTCCAGAGCGAAGAAGGGCAGAGGTACTTCAGCGCCATGAAGGCCGCCGCCAATTTCGCGTGGGCCAACAGGCAGATGATAACACACTGGGTCAGGGAGAGCTTCGAGGAGGTCTTCAAGAGAAAGGCGGAGGACATGGGGATGGAGATAGTTTACGACGTCGCCCACAACATAGCCAAGGTGGAGGAGCACGAGGTGGATGGAAGAAAGGTCAGGGTCGTGGTCCACAGGAAAGGCGCAACGAGGGCGTTCCCGCCGAAGCACCCGGACGTTCCGGCGGCTTACAGGGAGGTTGGCCAGCCCGTTCTCATTCCGGGCTCCATGGGAACGGCGAGCTACGTTCTGGCCGGTGCGGAAGGATCGATGAGGGAAACCTTCGGCTCGAGCTGCCACGGTGCGGGGAGGCTCATGAGCAGGCATGCCGCTACGAGGAAGTGGCGGGGCGAGAAGATCGAGCGCGAGCTCGCCCAGAGGGGTATATACGTTAGAGCCGCAAGCAAACGTGTGGTTGCGGAGGAAGCTCCCGGAGCCTACAAGAGCGTTGACAACGTCGTTAACGTCGTCCATGAGGCGGATATAGCCAACCTCGTGGCGAGGATGAGGCCCATTGGGGTGGCGAAGGGCTGA
- a CDS encoding tRNA (cytosine(49)-C(5))-methyltransferase, whose amino-acid sequence MGAREKIRETNPAFYERYSQLEDSDEFWEFMIRPLRQSVRVNTLKAPLERVVERLSEEFELEPIPWVREGFFIDVDNLAKVPEHGLGLIFGQEASSMIPAVVLDPGPGELVLDMAAAPGGKTGQMASYMENEGCIVANDPVVGRANVLIANLNRLGVLIARVTVREGAYFGRFENTFDRILLDAPCSSVGMIRKGWRFLEGWRLRGVIRYMNLQKRLIMAAYRALKPGGTLVYSTCTIDPLENEEVVDYLLRKTDARLGSIDLPVRSSEPVLEWEGREYSGELKKALRIHPNDNDTEAFFVARIIKPEGGE is encoded by the coding sequence ATGGGAGCTCGGGAGAAGATCAGGGAGACAAACCCGGCCTTTTACGAGCGCTACTCCCAGCTCGAGGACAGCGACGAGTTCTGGGAGTTCATGATCCGACCTTTAAGGCAGAGCGTGAGGGTCAACACCCTCAAGGCTCCCCTCGAGAGGGTCGTTGAAAGGCTCAGCGAGGAGTTCGAGCTCGAGCCGATACCGTGGGTTCGTGAGGGGTTCTTCATCGACGTTGACAACCTCGCGAAGGTTCCCGAGCACGGCCTCGGCCTGATCTTCGGTCAGGAGGCGAGCTCCATGATTCCGGCGGTCGTCCTCGATCCGGGACCCGGGGAGCTTGTGCTGGACATGGCCGCGGCCCCCGGCGGAAAGACGGGGCAGATGGCATCATACATGGAAAACGAGGGCTGCATAGTGGCCAACGATCCGGTGGTGGGCAGGGCCAACGTCCTAATCGCGAACCTGAACAGGCTTGGCGTTCTCATCGCCCGGGTAACCGTGAGGGAGGGGGCCTACTTCGGCCGCTTTGAGAACACCTTCGACAGAATCCTACTGGACGCTCCGTGTTCCTCGGTCGGGATGATAAGGAAGGGATGGCGTTTTCTGGAAGGCTGGCGCCTGAGGGGGGTTATCAGGTATATGAACCTCCAGAAGAGGCTCATAATGGCCGCGTACCGCGCTCTAAAGCCCGGGGGGACGCTGGTGTACTCCACCTGCACGATAGACCCCCTCGAGAACGAGGAGGTGGTCGATTACCTCCTGCGGAAGACGGACGCGAGGCTCGGGAGCATAGACCTGCCGGTGAGGAGTAGCGAGCCCGTGCTGGAATGGGAGGGGAGGGAATACTCCGGGGAGCTGAAGAAAGCCCTCAGGATACACCCGAACGACAACGACACCGAAGCCTTCTTCGTGGCCAGGATAATCAAACCGGAGGGGGGAGAATGA
- a CDS encoding archease — MREWEHYEHTADVGIRGYGSTLEEAFEAVALALFDVMVDVRKVEKRECHELEVEGEDLMGLLYSFLEELLVLHDVKGLVFGDFRVKIEKDGTYRLRVVACGEPLDYGKHEPREEVKAITYHDMKVERLPDGRWMAQLVPDI; from the coding sequence ATGAGGGAATGGGAACACTACGAACACACAGCAGACGTTGGCATAAGGGGTTACGGTTCGACCCTCGAGGAGGCCTTCGAGGCCGTCGCACTGGCGCTCTTCGACGTGATGGTGGACGTGAGAAAGGTTGAGAAGAGAGAATGCCACGAACTGGAGGTCGAGGGAGAGGATCTCATGGGGCTCCTCTACAGCTTCCTCGAGGAACTGCTCGTGCTCCACGACGTGAAGGGACTCGTCTTCGGGGACTTCAGGGTTAAGATAGAGAAGGACGGCACCTACAGGCTGAGGGTGGTGGCCTGCGGGGAGCCGCTCGATTACGGGAAACACGAGCCCCGGGAGGAGGTAAAGGCCATAACCTACCACGACATGAAGGTGGAAAGACTGCCGGACGGGAGATGGATGGCCCAGCTGGTGCCGGACATATGA
- the panB gene encoding 3-methyl-2-oxobutanoate hydroxymethyltransferase yields the protein MREITPRRIIEMKGREKIAMVTAYDYPSALIADESGMDIVFVGDSLGMVVYGEENTLNVTMDQMVFHTRAVSRAVKRALVLADMPFGSYEVSVEEGIRNAVRLIRAGADAVKIEGGYDHRELVRKLVRMGIPVMGHTGLTPQRYLRLGGYRLMGETEEEIEEILRDARALEKAGAFAVVIEFTLSDVAKLVTEEVSIPTIGIGAGPYVDGQVLVWHDLLGIYEKTPPFVKKYADISGMMRLALENYRNEVKNGQFPARDHYWEFLDKDDFRRKAQRALKRLEGDG from the coding sequence ATGAGGGAGATAACGCCACGTAGAATAATCGAGATGAAGGGCAGGGAAAAGATAGCCATGGTAACAGCCTACGATTACCCCTCCGCGCTCATAGCGGACGAATCCGGGATGGACATCGTGTTCGTCGGCGACTCGCTGGGGATGGTGGTTTACGGCGAGGAGAACACCCTCAATGTCACGATGGATCAGATGGTCTTCCACACCCGTGCCGTTTCAAGGGCGGTTAAGAGGGCCCTCGTCCTTGCGGACATGCCCTTCGGAAGCTACGAGGTCAGCGTTGAGGAGGGCATCAGGAACGCCGTCCGGCTCATACGGGCAGGGGCCGATGCGGTCAAGATCGAGGGCGGTTACGACCACAGGGAGCTCGTGAGGAAGCTCGTGCGCATGGGGATTCCCGTGATGGGGCACACGGGATTAACGCCGCAGAGGTACCTCCGCCTCGGCGGTTACAGGCTCATGGGCGAGACGGAAGAGGAGATAGAGGAGATCCTCCGTGATGCGAGGGCCCTCGAAAAGGCTGGGGCGTTTGCGGTGGTCATTGAGTTCACGCTCTCGGATGTGGCCAAGTTAGTGACCGAGGAGGTCTCGATACCCACTATCGGAATCGGCGCCGGACCTTACGTGGACGGTCAGGTTCTCGTCTGGCACGATCTCCTTGGAATCTACGAGAAGACGCCGCCCTTCGTCAAGAAATACGCCGACATCTCCGGAATGATGAGGTTGGCCCTCGAGAACTACAGAAATGAAGTTAAAAACGGGCAGTTCCCGGCGAGGGACCACTACTGGGAGTTCCTCGACAAGGATGACTTCAGGAGAAAGGCCCAGAGGGCCCTCAAAAGGCTTGAAGGGGACGGGTAG
- a CDS encoding glycosyltransferase family 2 protein has protein sequence MLKGLKVTVIVPAYNEGRNLPRVLEGIPGFVDEVVVVDDGSTDDTYSVARTTSEGDGRIRVIRLEKNCGKGCAMREGMGVSTGDVVVFIDADGQHKPEEIIKLVEPIAGNEADVVIGSRKVEKAGRRPFHRRLSNVITTRLIRFKLHRHIYDTQSGFRAFRREFLPEVESDRYEVETEMLIKAVKMGARVLEVPVSMIYDPRREGRFGLMDVFRFLRVLFRF, from the coding sequence ATGCTTAAGGGTTTGAAGGTCACGGTTATCGTGCCCGCCTACAACGAGGGACGAAACCTTCCGCGGGTTCTCGAGGGTATACCCGGCTTCGTTGACGAGGTGGTGGTCGTTGACGACGGCTCGACGGATGACACCTATTCTGTAGCCAGAACAACCTCCGAAGGGGACGGAAGGATAAGGGTTATCCGGCTGGAGAAAAACTGCGGTAAAGGATGTGCAATGCGCGAGGGGATGGGGGTTTCCACGGGCGACGTTGTGGTGTTCATAGATGCTGACGGCCAGCACAAACCGGAGGAGATAATCAAACTCGTTGAACCCATAGCGGGGAACGAGGCCGACGTTGTCATAGGATCCAGGAAGGTCGAGAAGGCCGGCAGGAGGCCGTTCCACAGAAGGCTCAGCAACGTGATAACCACCCGCCTCATAAGGTTCAAGCTACACCGCCACATCTACGACACCCAGAGCGGCTTCAGGGCCTTCAGAAGGGAGTTTCTGCCGGAGGTAGAGAGCGACCGCTACGAGGTGGAGACCGAGATGCTCATAAAGGCCGTTAAGATGGGGGCTCGCGTGCTGGAGGTTCCGGTGAGCATGATATACGACCCCCGCAGGGAAGGACGCTTCGGTTTGATGGACGTTTTTCGATTCCTTCGGGTTCTCTTCAGGTTCTGA
- a CDS encoding DMT family transporter, with product MRRESTGVLLALMGAFIYGVEPVVIKTNPSNPLSFAAFSALIASVLLWALLWISGRTREIRENPGGLKGAFLVGLSGTALAYVAYSFGVRMSTAINAALITRSEVLFSFILSWLLLGERITKRLLLYSSSIITGLVLVILQGRSLTPHTGDLLLLLVPLFWQLAHVMARKLPYSPPTIATLRNTFGFLLLLPLAIVTGLEFSPSAVAEGLIMAAGQVVWYGSIKRINLSKATTIITPAPAVAIGIGILLGESFTIHHAVGFLLITLGTLGAVRVESELRT from the coding sequence ATGAGGAGGGAATCCACCGGAGTGCTCCTTGCCCTGATGGGGGCCTTCATCTACGGCGTTGAACCCGTGGTTATAAAGACCAACCCCTCCAACCCGCTGAGCTTCGCGGCCTTCTCAGCCCTCATCGCATCGGTTCTCCTCTGGGCTCTCCTCTGGATCTCCGGTAGAACCCGGGAAATCCGGGAAAACCCGGGAGGGCTTAAGGGGGCCTTTCTCGTGGGTCTCTCCGGGACGGCCCTTGCCTACGTGGCCTACTCCTTCGGGGTGCGGATGAGCACCGCCATAAACGCCGCCCTGATAACCCGGAGCGAGGTCCTTTTCTCCTTCATCCTATCGTGGCTCCTTCTCGGGGAGAGGATAACCAAGAGGCTTCTGCTTTACTCCTCCAGCATAATCACCGGACTGGTGCTCGTTATACTTCAGGGACGCTCTCTAACGCCTCATACCGGCGATCTGCTCCTCCTTCTGGTTCCTCTCTTCTGGCAGCTGGCCCACGTGATGGCCAGAAAACTCCCCTACAGTCCCCCGACGATAGCCACGCTCAGAAACACCTTCGGCTTTCTCCTCTTACTGCCCCTTGCGATCGTCACGGGCCTTGAATTCTCGCCTTCTGCCGTCGCGGAGGGCCTGATAATGGCCGCCGGTCAGGTAGTCTGGTACGGCTCCATAAAGCGGATCAACCTCTCAAAGGCGACCACCATAATAACGCCCGCCCCTGCGGTCGCCATAGGGATCGGAATCCTCCTCGGGGAGAGCTTTACCATCCACCACGCGGTGGGTTTTCTTCTCATCACCCTCGGAACGCTGGGAGCCGTAAGGGTTGAGAGCGAGCTCAGAACCTGA
- a CDS encoding phosphatase PAP2 family protein, whose product MESFRRLIHDPKVLSRLNAFALSYFGWITFGILYGLIGRWSVDITEEFLRLPLTSRNFVLGLLEFTRSVPGLYPLLRIVYYVGFSGSIALMVAYLLLYRRDLKSSDELLVRYILAYLTAGAVYLVAHIYAPHFVYNLPGYSSSNNLLTRQEFVLPSLHNTMATINILTVWKYRKSLSGKAILLLNSLIPFATVLLAHHWIYDVLTGILLGVVVSKVTAGWKTRIPARLCELEVAYLKRVTLANFLLAILVLLIALDPGGG is encoded by the coding sequence ATGGAGTCATTTCGGCGATTGATTCATGACCCCAAAGTGCTCTCAAGGCTCAACGCCTTCGCCCTTAGCTACTTCGGATGGATAACCTTCGGGATCCTCTACGGGCTCATCGGCCGTTGGAGTGTTGACATCACTGAGGAGTTCTTAAGGCTTCCCCTGACATCGAGGAACTTCGTTCTCGGGCTTTTGGAGTTCACAAGGTCCGTCCCGGGCCTTTATCCCCTCCTGAGGATCGTCTATTACGTAGGTTTCTCGGGTTCGATAGCCCTGATGGTGGCTTACCTCCTCCTCTACCGGAGGGATTTAAAGTCATCCGACGAGCTACTCGTCAGGTACATTCTGGCTTACCTTACAGCTGGTGCCGTCTATCTCGTTGCCCACATCTACGCTCCCCACTTCGTCTACAACCTTCCGGGCTACAGCTCCTCGAACAATCTCCTGACGAGGCAGGAGTTCGTACTGCCCTCCCTCCACAACACCATGGCCACAATAAACATCTTAACCGTCTGGAAGTACAGAAAAAGCCTCAGCGGGAAGGCTATCCTGCTGCTGAACTCACTTATACCCTTCGCAACGGTCCTGCTCGCCCACCACTGGATCTACGACGTCTTAACCGGCATCCTCCTTGGAGTGGTGGTATCGAAGGTCACAGCCGGCTGGAAAACCCGGATTCCCGCGAGACTCTGCGAGCTTGAGGTTGCCTACCTTAAGCGGGTGACGCTTGCGAACTTTCTCCTTGCGATTCTGGTTCTCCTGATAGCACTCGATCCCGGGGGTGGCTGA
- a CDS encoding HAD family hydrolase: MEVPNYGRIEFRAVLFDLNGTLGEKGRVDEDTRNLLKRLADRYTVVVLSADTFGTLEELTDLPIRIERVSNGEEKARIARSYRPYAAVGNGNNDVAMLEGAELAFCVIGPEGATVDALLASDVVVRDVRDALGMLLDERKLVATLRG, from the coding sequence ATGGAGGTACCGAACTACGGGAGAATAGAATTCCGGGCGGTTCTCTTCGACCTGAACGGAACGCTCGGAGAGAAGGGCAGGGTCGATGAGGACACGAGGAACCTGCTGAAAAGGCTGGCCGATAGGTACACGGTCGTCGTCCTGAGCGCCGATACCTTCGGAACGCTGGAGGAGCTCACTGATCTCCCAATCAGGATCGAAAGGGTCTCGAACGGCGAGGAAAAGGCGAGGATAGCCCGATCCTACAGGCCCTACGCGGCCGTGGGCAACGGCAACAACGACGTGGCGATGCTTGAGGGGGCAGAACTGGCCTTCTGCGTGATAGGGCCCGAGGGGGCCACCGTCGATGCCCTCCTCGCGAGCGACGTGGTTGTGAGGGACGTAAGGGACGCGCTGGGGATGCTCCTCGACGAGAGAAAGCTCGTGGCGACCCTGAGGGGATGA
- a CDS encoding ribosome biogenesis/translation initiation ATPase RLI, protein MRIAVIDYDRCNPDKCGNFLCERVCPVNRMGGEAIIIDEENYRPVIQEASCTGCGICVHKCPFRAIAIVNLPEKLEEGCVHRYGVNSFVLYRLPVVKDGMVVGILGPNGTGKTTAVKILSGGMVPNLCRDNDSWEGVIKAFRGNELQNYFERLKNNEIKPVVKPQYVDLIPKAVRGRVRELLKRADESGRFEEVVREFELENVLDRDVRHLSGGELQRVAIAAAMLREAHFYFFDEPSSYLDIRQRLKAAKTIRKLADSGKAVLTVEHDLAILDYMSDIIHVVYGERGVYGIFSQPKSTRNGINEFLRGYLRDENVRFRPYEVSFTKKSERKSQEGEVLVEYPALVKDYGPFRLEAEGGELYTGEVVGIVGPNGIGKTTFVKMLAGVEKPTEGEVDWTLTVSYKPQYIKVDYEGTVFDLLSGIDSSKLLSNFYKTELLKPLGITELYDRNVNELSGGELQRVAITACLIREADLYLLDEPSAHLDVEQRLAVSKAIRSLMAKNEKTALIVEHDVMMVDYLSDRLIVFEGEPGRRGRALPPMGMREGMNRFLASIGITFRRDPDTGRPRANKENSVKDREQKERGEYYYVD, encoded by the coding sequence ATGAGGATAGCGGTCATCGATTACGACAGGTGCAATCCGGACAAATGCGGTAACTTCCTGTGCGAGCGGGTCTGTCCCGTCAACAGGATGGGAGGCGAGGCCATAATCATAGACGAGGAGAACTACAGGCCGGTGATACAGGAGGCGAGCTGCACGGGTTGCGGGATCTGCGTGCACAAATGCCCCTTCAGGGCGATAGCGATAGTTAACCTCCCGGAGAAGCTTGAGGAGGGCTGCGTTCACCGCTACGGGGTGAACTCCTTTGTTCTGTACCGACTGCCTGTCGTCAAGGACGGGATGGTCGTCGGCATACTCGGTCCCAACGGTACGGGTAAGACCACGGCCGTGAAGATCCTCTCGGGCGGAATGGTTCCGAACCTCTGCCGGGACAACGATTCGTGGGAGGGTGTGATAAAGGCCTTCAGGGGCAACGAGCTTCAGAACTACTTCGAGAGGCTTAAGAACAACGAGATAAAGCCTGTCGTCAAGCCGCAATACGTTGATCTAATACCTAAGGCGGTCAGGGGAAGGGTCAGGGAGCTTTTGAAGAGAGCGGACGAAAGCGGAAGGTTCGAGGAGGTCGTGAGGGAGTTCGAGCTCGAGAACGTTCTCGACAGGGACGTAAGGCACCTCTCCGGCGGGGAGCTGCAGAGGGTGGCCATAGCGGCTGCAATGCTCAGGGAAGCCCACTTCTACTTCTTTGACGAACCCTCCAGCTACCTCGACATAAGGCAGCGCCTGAAAGCTGCTAAAACCATCAGGAAACTGGCCGATTCCGGAAAGGCCGTGCTAACGGTCGAGCATGACCTGGCGATACTCGACTACATGAGCGACATAATCCACGTAGTCTACGGCGAGCGCGGCGTTTACGGTATATTCTCCCAGCCGAAGAGCACGCGCAACGGCATAAACGAGTTCCTGCGGGGTTATCTAAGGGATGAGAACGTCCGCTTCAGGCCCTACGAAGTCAGCTTCACAAAGAAGAGCGAGAGGAAGTCTCAGGAGGGCGAGGTGCTCGTCGAGTATCCCGCTCTGGTAAAGGACTACGGCCCCTTCAGGCTCGAGGCAGAGGGTGGGGAACTCTACACGGGCGAGGTCGTGGGTATAGTAGGTCCCAACGGGATCGGAAAAACGACCTTCGTGAAGATGCTGGCCGGTGTGGAGAAGCCCACGGAGGGGGAAGTGGACTGGACGCTTACGGTTAGCTACAAACCCCAGTACATAAAGGTGGACTACGAGGGGACGGTGTTCGACCTTCTGAGCGGCATAGACTCTTCAAAGCTGTTGAGCAACTTCTACAAGACCGAGCTTCTGAAACCCCTCGGGATAACGGAGCTCTACGACAGGAACGTGAACGAGCTTAGCGGTGGCGAGCTCCAGAGGGTGGCCATAACGGCCTGCCTGATACGGGAAGCGGACCTCTACCTCCTCGACGAGCCTTCGGCCCACCTCGATGTTGAGCAGAGGCTGGCCGTCTCCAAGGCCATAAGGTCCCTCATGGCGAAGAACGAGAAGACGGCCCTGATAGTAGAGCACGACGTTATGATGGTGGATTACCTTAGCGACAGGCTGATAGTGTTCGAGGGCGAGCCCGGAAGGAGGGGGAGGGCCCTGCCGCCGATGGGCATGAGGGAGGGGATGAACAGGTTCCTTGCCTCGATCGGGATAACCTTCAGGCGCGATCCCGATACGGGAAGACCGAGGGCCAATAAGGAGAACTCCGTGAAGGACAGGGAACAGAAGGAGAGGGGGGAGTACTACTACGTCGATTGA
- a CDS encoding AIR synthase family protein — translation MLPPGKVPPEKLEELVFTHLGKKDGRVIIGPGPGIDAAAIDFGSSVLVASTDPITGAGKGIGFYAVHVNANDVATFGAVPRWFLVTVLLPEGSDEGLLGMIMGEIHESAEKLGITVVGGHTEVTPALGRPVVVGTMLGEVEKGKLVTSNGARPGDAIVVTKWAGLEGTSIIASERAEELERSFGREFVERAASFIGMISVVEDALTAVEAGVHAMHDPTEGGLANGLHEMADSAGLGFRVHADRIPIREETLRICEFYNLNPLALISSGMLMVATPPERAGKLVEALESRGIKASIIGEFVEEGDIRVIVEKGKEKPLERPESDELWKVV, via the coding sequence ATGCTGCCACCGGGCAAAGTTCCACCGGAGAAACTCGAGGAACTCGTTTTCACCCACCTCGGAAAAAAGGATGGGAGGGTTATAATCGGCCCCGGGCCGGGGATAGACGCGGCCGCCATCGACTTCGGGTCTTCCGTTCTCGTGGCTTCAACCGATCCAATAACCGGTGCCGGAAAGGGGATAGGCTTCTACGCCGTTCACGTCAATGCCAACGACGTTGCGACGTTCGGTGCCGTGCCCCGGTGGTTTCTGGTGACCGTACTCCTGCCGGAGGGAAGTGACGAGGGGCTTCTCGGCATGATAATGGGCGAGATCCACGAGAGTGCAGAGAAGCTCGGGATTACCGTGGTCGGTGGCCACACCGAGGTAACACCGGCCCTCGGGAGGCCCGTGGTTGTCGGGACGATGCTCGGCGAGGTGGAGAAGGGGAAGCTCGTTACCTCGAACGGTGCCAGACCCGGGGATGCCATCGTCGTTACCAAGTGGGCCGGTCTGGAGGGAACTTCCATAATAGCGAGCGAGCGTGCGGAGGAGCTTGAGAGATCATTTGGAAGGGAATTCGTCGAGAGGGCAGCCTCGTTCATCGGGATGATAAGCGTTGTTGAGGACGCCCTAACGGCCGTTGAAGCTGGCGTTCACGCCATGCACGACCCCACTGAGGGGGGTCTGGCCAACGGCCTGCACGAGATGGCGGACTCGGCCGGGCTGGGATTTCGAGTTCACGCGGATAGGATACCCATCCGGGAGGAGACGCTCAGGATATGCGAGTTCTACAACCTGAACCCGCTGGCCCTGATAAGCTCCGGCATGCTGATGGTGGCTACACCCCCGGAAAGGGCCGGGAAGCTCGTCGAAGCGCTGGAATCCAGAGGGATAAAAGCCTCCATCATAGGCGAGTTCGTCGAGGAGGGGGACATCAGGGTAATCGTTGAGAAGGGGAAGGAGAAACCCCTCGAACGGCCCGAAAGCGACGAGCTCTGGAAGGTTGTTTAG
- a CDS encoding Rossmann-like domain-containing protein, whose product MLLRKVKQRALKAIGEDFRLVDFSFALPYTYVLIEGRRRALGVAMTLPEEVGRYRSSIEEPSLEAFIERADSINVIERTLGMAAINALSQYYLDLSGAPDKDVVELLGENPKVVAVIGNMPPVVSGLRRRGFEVLVFERNPKLWDRDTLSDALEYDLLPEADAVVVSGSAVINGSIDMILERSKKARALILTGPTAQLHPDFLRGSGVTHLASMSVTNVERALLKLKLGSFRGFEGESRKYVLEVEP is encoded by the coding sequence ATGCTGCTGAGGAAGGTTAAGCAGAGGGCCCTGAAGGCCATCGGAGAGGACTTTCGACTCGTGGATTTCTCCTTCGCACTCCCCTACACCTACGTTCTGATAGAGGGGCGGCGCAGAGCCCTCGGGGTGGCCATGACCCTCCCGGAGGAGGTCGGAAGGTACAGGAGTTCCATCGAAGAGCCCTCCCTCGAGGCTTTCATAGAGAGAGCCGATAGCATTAACGTGATAGAAAGAACCCTCGGAATGGCCGCGATAAACGCCCTTTCCCAGTACTACCTCGACCTTTCCGGGGCCCCGGATAAGGACGTCGTTGAGCTCCTCGGAGAAAACCCCAAGGTTGTGGCGGTGATCGGGAACATGCCCCCGGTGGTTTCGGGACTTCGCAGGAGGGGCTTCGAGGTTCTCGTCTTCGAACGCAACCCGAAGCTCTGGGACAGGGATACCCTGAGCGACGCCCTCGAGTACGACCTCCTCCCGGAGGCGGATGCGGTGGTGGTGAGCGGTTCCGCGGTGATCAACGGGAGCATCGACATGATACTGGAGAGGTCGAAGAAGGCCAGAGCGCTCATCCTCACGGGCCCGACCGCCCAGCTCCATCCGGACTTTCTCAGGGGCAGCGGGGTGACACACCTCGCGTCCATGAGCGTTACGAACGTTGAGCGGGCACTTCTAAAGCTCAAACTCGGCTCTTTCAGGGGGTTCGAGGGGGAGAGCAGAAAGTACGTGCTTGAGGTGGAACCCTAA